GACTTCCAGATGACTGATCCTGTGGGACAGCTGTAGTGGGTGACTGATCCTGTGGGTGGCTGTAGTGATGGCTGGCGGGGGGGGGAACGTTACTCTGCGATAGCCCTGGCATATTTCTGCCTCTGCAGAGTGGCTCTATGTGACCGCCTTCCCTGCGGTCCTATAATCATAAGGGACTTCCGGGTATGTGGTGGTGGACTTCTTTGGATGCATAGGAGGTGGCCCTGTGTGAGTGCCATCTCTGTGGAATTGCACATGCAAGGCAGGGAGgagtttgagtgtgtgtgtgtgtgtgtgtgtgtgtgtgtgtgtgtggctgcaCAAATGGCTCTTGGCCACCACCGTTTTGCTCTCTGGTGGCTGTAACACTGGATGTTACCATGCACTGCTCTCTCTGTGACAGCTGGTGCGTGGCTTTCAGCATGTGTGAGAGTATGTGTGAcatccccctctgcctgtctgccacAGCTGCTTGTGTGTCTGGCTGGCAATAGCCTGTGTATCTTTGCCTGACACTGCGTGAGTGTGTGGCTATAGATGACTGCTTTCTCtgtgtgcagtgtgtgtgtgtggtgatttGGGTAATGGCACATGTAGGACTGTGTCTGTGTAGGGGTGGATGTGGCTTACCATCCCGTCTGTGAGGTactgttgtgtatgtgtgtgtgattagCACAATGTCAGTTCAGTCTATGTGCTACCGTCTCATATGTGTGGGCATGTGACCATTTTCTGCCTGTGGCACTTGTATTGTCACTTTCTGTGATGGAAGTATATGTGCACCTCCCTTTGGTACTGTGTATAAATCCCTGTGTTGTGCATGTATGTCCCATGTCACCATCTCCTGACATCTGAATCTCCACATTTCATGTCTCTGCCTTATGACTCTGCTTTGTGTCCCCATCTGTCCATTTCCAGAACTGTCTCCCAGTCTCTGTTGCGTCATGTCTCTCAGTCTATGTTTGGTGTGTCCACATCCCTGTTGATCTGtctccatgtctctgtctctgtgacccTGATTCTGCCTGCCCTGTGTCTCCacgtcctcccctccccttcctatTTTCAGGGCTCTGGTCCTGTGTCCCCCAGTCTGCAGTCctccatctttctctgactggcatCTCTATGTGTCTGGGTCACCCTCCCCTACTAGCTACCCAGGCCACCACACTCATGCCCCCATGTCTCTTCTCTCCTGGTTCAGTTTAACCCGGAACTGGTGCTGGTCTCAGCTGGCTTTGACGCTGCACGGGGGGACCCGCTGGGGGGCTGCCACGTGTCGCCAGAGGGCTATGCCCACCTCACCCACCTGCTGATGGGCCTCGCCAATGGCCGTGTTGTCCTAATCCTGGAGGTAATTCTCTTAGCCTCTCTTCCCACGGTGGGAGGACGGTTTGGAAGGCTTGAAGTCCTGCCCTCTCTGCTGGCTAGCTGCAACACTCGGGGGCAGCTTGCCGAAATCTGCTTTGAGTGTCCCCACCTGGGATTGTTGGTAGACACCCGGTGTCAATAACACCAGCTTAATAGCTTTAACTGAGTGCTTGGCATTTGCCGTGCGCTCCTCCCAGCTCTTCATGTGTAATATTAACCCGCTCACTTGCCAAAACAGCCTTCCGAGGTAGAGTCTGCTGACCTTGTCATCTTCCTCCCTCATGAtcaggaaaactgaggcacagagaggtgtaGTGACTAGCCCACCTCCACACATCTGATGATGGCAGAGCCAGGGCTTGAACCCAAGCAGCCTTACTCACTCTGGCGTCTAAATCCTTTACCATTAGTTGAGCTATCTCAAGAAATCTCCCAAGACAAAGTTAACTCACTGACCTTTTGTGAGTCACTCAGTGCCCCTGCGCCACATCCCccccccgtgcctcagtttcctcaactgtaagaTGGGGCTGGCTACTCACAAAACAGTGCCTGGTGTGTGCTAAGTGCTGTATAAGTAGTTTCTAATTGTCGTGAGTTACATGTGCTAGTTGAACCCTCTCGGGCCACCTTACATGCTGCTATTTTTCACTACTGAGCAGATAAGGACAGTCACTCACAGAGATTAATTAGCTGCTCTAAGGTCCCACAGGGTGCCCAGGACCACTTGTGGCAGGGCAGGGAAATGGTGAAGAACTTGGACTCTCCCATCAGGTAGCCCAGCTCCCGACCTGAGCACTGCCTCTAACCCGCTGTGGGACTCAGACACATTATCTTACcacactgagcctcagtttctttgtagAAAGAGCAGAGACTGGGATTCCTATAGGATGTTGAGCAAAGGGGGTTTCCCTACAGACTGGGCACATGTGATGGTAAGGATTAAGTGATTTGATAACACATAAAATGCTCAATATAGGGTCTGGCACCCAGAAGGCACTTGAGGAATATTTGCTGTTACTAACATTACACTCAGTGCTACTGTCATCATGGTAATTATTATCTTGCACTTTACATCATAATTGATCTCCCTCAACAGCCCATCTGACTTGGTGGATGCTGCCCATCTGACAGATGTGTGTTCTACTCATTTGTCTTCACCCTCCAGACTTGCAGGGCCCTGGAGGGGGATTGGAAGGCAGAACATCTTGCCTCCCAGATTCCACGGGGACCCTCCATCATACTTTTCCTCCACTTTTTCTTAACAAAGGGTGGCTATAACCTGACATCCATCTCAGAGTCCATGGCTGCCTGCACCCGTTCCCTCCTTGGGGACCCACCACCACTGCTAACCCTGTCGCGGCCCCCACTATCGGGGGCCCTGGCCTCCATCACCGAGACCATCCAAATCCATCGCAGATACTGGCGCAGCTTGCGAGTCATGAGTGAGCAGACGTGGGGAACTGGGGGTGAAGGGGCTCATGAGAGAGCAGGGATCAGGGGCAGGATAGGAGAGAGCACTCAAACTCAAGGATCTCCCTCCTGTGGTTCCAGAGGTCGAAGACAAGGAGGGACCCTCTACTTCTGAGTTGATCACCAAGAAAGTGACCCAACCAGCCAACCCTGGGTCATCTGAGAGGATGACCACACCAGAAGGGAACATTCTGGacatagacacagagaagggtCCCTCAGCATCATCCGTGGAAGAGTCCACTCCCGGGCAAGCTAAGTCAGAGACTGCTGTGGTGGAGCTCAATCAGGACCAGTCCTTGGAGGCTACCACAGGGGAAACCACTCTGGACCAGACCATCCCAGAGGCAGCCACAGAAGGAACCACACCAGGCCAGACCACCTCAGAGGAAGCTGTGGGGGGAGCTGAAGTGATCCAAACCTCATGTACTGATAACCAGACTCCCCCAACCTCACCTGTGCAAGGAGCCACACCCCAGATATCCCCCAGTAAACTGATTGAGAATCTCAGGACCTTGGAACTAAACAACAAGGCTGAGGTAAGACCTACCACACCCAGTTAGGGGGAAGAAGGGGCAAGAATCTGGCCTCTCAGATACATCTCTTACCTCTGCATCCAGAAGGCACCAGAATCTCAGATCCCAGAAGAGGAGGGGCTACTAGGAGAGGCAGCTGGAGGTCAGGACGTGGATGATTCTGTGCTGAATGAGAGCTGTGGGGACCATGCTGACACTGACCAGGTGAGCTCAGGCACCAGGGAGAAGACTGTGGCTTCTGTCTCTTGCCCGTTCCAGCCTCCAGCTAGGAAAATGTGGTGGAGGGACATGGGATGGGGAGATGGAGTCCCTAGCTCACTCAGTTTCATCCATTCCAGGTCGTGCTTTATGCCGTGACACCGCTGCCCTGGTGTCCCCATTTGGTGGCAGTGTGCCCCATCCCTGAGTCAGGCCTCGACGTGACCCAACCTTGTCAGGACTGTGGAGTGCTCCAGGAGAACTGGGTGTGTCTCTCTTGCTATCAGGTAGGCAGCAGAAGAAGGGGTTGGGGTGGAGGTTGGCTGGGAGCAGACTGCCGGTGGGTACTGATCCCCACTCAATCCTCACTTCCCAACTTCAGGTATACTGCGGTCGTTACATCAGTGCTCATATGCTCCACCACCACGAAGACTCAGGACACCCGCTGGTCCTCAGCTACGTCGACCTATCCACCTGGTGTTACAACTGTGAGGCCTATGTCCACCACCAGGTGGGTCCTGGGCAGAGCCTCTaacgcgtgcgcacacacaccctcacacagACCTTCTGTGCTTGGGTAAAGGGAGAGTGAGGACCCTTCTGCATGTAGGACAGGACAGTCCAGGAGAAGGGTGGTTGAGGACTGGTGTGGGGCAACCTCCTGGCTGAGGGGTCCtcactctcctccccaccctctctcgcCTCCTCAGGCTCTCCTAGATGTGAAGAACGTTGCTCACCAGAACAAGTTTGGGGAGGACATGCCCCACTCACACTAAATCCCAGAAAATGCTTCTCATCTCCACCTTCTGAGGATTCAGATGAAGCACAGCCCCACTCCATCCCATCCTGAAGACTTTTCAGCTCCCCTGGGATGCTGATTTAAGCATCAATACTTGTAAGAGGACTGTGATGATCAATTGTAAATCTCCCCCTGCCCACTGCCTGTTTGAGGGACTCCATCTAACCTGCCCTGGAAAGAAACGGGGGGCAGTTCAGTGGTCCCAAGAGGGGGCTGATATCCTGAACCGGATACTTTGGAGGGAGGGGATCAACTGACAATATATAGCTGAGTTGCATTTGTAATAAAGGACAAGCTATTACAAAACCTGGAGAGAGCCTTTTAACCTTAAGTAAAGAACACCACACCTCTGGCCAACAGGTCCAAGGTGTAATGAAGGAATGAGGGCATGGGTCCTTATCGGGTCAACCCCCTGCCCAACCAGAGTCCGAAAAACTAACTGGGAATAGGGCAAGCAGCTTGACTGGCTCTACTATAGATTAAATGGTGGAATCCCTGAGCAAATGAGTGCCTGCCCTAGAAATAGCCTCACTGCCAGTCTCAGCTACACCCTGGGCTGAGAAGGGGGGACAACTAACAGGAAGTGTCCTCACCAGGCCTCATTCTCCCCATCTCTGTTTTTGTCCTGATTTCAGTGTGGTTTAGGTTTAACATACTCAGATTTAGTGGTCATGGGTAACTTCCCCCAGAACAGAGTGCCCATCATTGACCAGGCATGAGGAACTGGAGGATACTTTGGGGGTTTTATTTCTCCCATATACTGAGAATTTCTTTGGCAACTCAGAAGAGACCAGGTTAAGATTTCTTAGACTTTTCTTCATGGCCACCTTATGAACCCAAGATACCCACAGAGCCCCATCATTCATCCATCTTTGAAAGAGCATTCTGGAGGCTTCCCCGCTACCAACAACCTCAACTTACATCTCCTTGGTCAGAACTGTGCCACATGGCTGTcatagctgcaagggagtctgggaaatgtttGAGTTTGACACACATCCACTTCAAATCAGATTCCTAAGGCCCTGATACAATAACCCTCCCCTGCAACTCTTTCCCTCCAGAAGCAGGCCGAACCTTCTCCCCCAAGCTACTTTCCAAAAGCCTGCTTGAGGCAGCCCAGGCGCCACCGCTTGGGGCCCTCTTGAGACATATAACAAAGTCTGGCCATTCAGGTCAAACTTGACACCCCCCGCATGCCAAAAACATGAAATCCCATCCCAGATAGGGGCAAGGTAAGGGAGAGGTGCAACAGGGGTACAGGAACAGATCCCGCCGCTCCGTGCATCCCCAAGACCACCTCCTTGGTGCAAGGTGGCTGGCCAGAGGCTTGGACCCCATGCCTACCcccagggcggggcggggtggggcggggagggggcgtgcCATTGTAGGGGCCTGGGAGCGCTGCTGCGCATGCGTTCTCCCTCCTGTCTCCCGCCCCCCACCACACACCTGCTGAGACAGGGTGGGAGCATCTTCTCCTCTGTCCTGTCAGAGCTGCGGCAGGTTCGGCAGGTTCGGGTCGAGCACTCCGGCCTTTCCCAGGACCAAGGTGAGCCACTGCCTCTGGGCCTCCAGCCCCTGAGGCTTGAGCCAGGGGTCTTTTCCCACTGTGGGCTGAGGGAGCGCGACGGAGGTGGGCATTGAGAGGGGACCCTTCCCCTACCTCCTCCCATTCCAAGTGGCCAGTGACCACTCCCAGCCTCTCGCTCAGCCACCTCTAAGAGACAGACCTGGGTGCGGGTCGCTGTACCACACAGGAAGCCGGGCTACAGGCCCGAGGCTCGGGATTGGGGCGACCCCGGCCCCCTAGAAAGGAGAACTGGACGAGCTGGGCCACCTGGAGCACAGGGGACAGCTTTAAGGGAAACTCGTGTGACCCTATCCTGCACCTCCCCTGGCCGAGTCAGGGGAAGCGTTGGCCTGGCACCGGTTTCGGGTTTTGGCTCGTAGGGGTGCACGCTCGGGTGCCGCCGccaccttcctccccccaccaacATGCACCCCTGGATCCGGGCGAATCCACATGACCCTGGGCCAGCCGGCTCCAAGTGGGGTCACAGGGTCTCAAGGGCCCCACGGTGACGCTCGTAAGCTCTCGACCCACAGAAAGTGGCACAGTGTCACCCAGGGAGGGCCAGACCCCCCTCTGCCATTGGTCTGGTCTGATCTCCcgggctgtgtgacctcgggcaggtCACCGCCACCGCCACCTCGCTTGCGGGGGCCTCCCTGTTCCACGCTAACAGTGGCCTGGGTGGGTAGGGAAGGGTAGCCTCTCGAGGGCGGTGGGAAGAGTTGCGGGGGCCATCGGGTGGCTCCCCTGTTGCAGGCCGAGCTCCCTGGAAAGAATTCCTGCGGCTCCTTACCGCTCCAGGTGTTGGTCACCAAGGGTGACAGGGAGAGCCCTCTCACTTGTCCCTGGTCTCGGGCCAGGGCACCCTCAGATTCCCAGCTGCCGAACCCCAAACTGGAGAATTAATCTTGATTCCACACCCTGCCCCCAACACCGCCTTTTACTGTTGGAGCAAATTCTGTCAATTAGTTCCAATCTAGGAATATGCCAGGTTCTGACCTCGCCATGGATGGCCTTGGACCAGGGCAGTGGCCTCCGCTGCTTTCCGCCCTCACTCTCTCCTCACCTGTCCTTGCTGCTACATCGTccccctctttctgtctcccaagtgttcgcccccccccccccccagagttcTGTCCACAGTTTACCGCTCTTCACCAGGGCCGCCCTTCTTTCTGGGCCAGTGCATCTAATAACTATTGCCCGGAGTCTCTCTGGGCCTGGGACCTCCCAGCTGGATCCCCATCTGGGaccttccctgcccccaaccctgaCATTCGACGAACTCCCTGTGGATACCTCGAACCCAAGGTCTGCCCCCAAACTGACATTCTCCCCGGGTTTCCAGAGAGACTCCAGGTAGCAGTCATTATGATGCATTTCTTGAGGCCACACACTGAACCAGGACCTGGATGTGTATTGAATAAGTTTAATGGTAATTTGCTATTAATAGCTAACACTAATtgagtacctgctgtgtgccCATCCTCTCCAAACTGCATGATAATTTACTTGCTTATGTTGTTGATTGTCTCCTCACTTCCAGAATCTAATCCTCCCAAGGGCAGGGATTTTAGTCTATTTTGTTCTTTCCCGTTCTccacccccacacctcccccctcccttccccacacccATCACAATGCCTGGCCTGCCGGAAAACACTGGAAATAatgcatgaaaattaaataataataaagaggactAACATTAACCAAGCATTTTCTGCGTGTTTATCACCTATTGTTTCCGTCTGTTTTTACTGATTTATCTTTCTCGGTGTCAGTCTTCCTGACTAGTATGTCACGCTCCTGGGGGCCAAGGGTTTGTTAACTGCTTTAACTATTCTCCCCACTTGTTTGTCCTTGCCCCACAGTGGGTTCTCAATAGCCGCATGCTGCATACGTAAGAAAGACTAAATTCTAATGTTAATGGCTAACCGACCTCATAATTTACTGATTTGTTTGGTTTATTGTCTCCACCTTTTAGAATACAAACTCCCTGGGGACAGGAATGTTGCTTGGCATATAATATGTGACAAGCATGGTGGTGGGCTGGAGACCAGCAGTGATAACAATCCAATAACAATCCAAAACCCAAACTAACCAAaacccccaccctccctctggaatgaggagtgactgctaatgggcagGAACTTTCTTTTccgggtgatgaaaatgttttaagattaGATTATGaagatggttgcacaacagtatgaatatactttaaaaaaaacaacgaaACAAACATTGAACTGTGCACTTGAACGAGATTAACTTCGTGATATATAAATTATGTCTAAATcaagctgtttttaaaatccttgccttggggcacctgggtggctcagggttgagtgtctgcctttggctcagtgtgatcccggggtcccaggattcagtcccacatcctgctccccacagggagcctgattctccctccgcctatgtctctgtctctcagaataaataaataagatctttaaaataaaataaaaatccctgccttcacaTAGAAGGATGAAAcaaattaaacaacataaataaGGTGTATATATGGCCTACTAGAAGGTGATTTGCACACACCTAGGTACCcttgtcttgttttttctcttcccttcacaGGGCCTGCTGTCCACATTCCTCCTCCGAGCTGCCCACTAGGGGATGGCACTGCCAAGAAAGCCTAACATGTTTGATCTGGGCCTGGGCACGTGGAGCCTTAGCTCCCGAGAGGAGAACCAGAGGGCTCAGGCGCCCTCCAAGAGTGTCGGGAAGCAGTTGCCCGAGTACAAGGCGGTGGTGGTGGGCGCGAGTGGCGTGGGCAAGAGTGCGCTCACCATCCAGCTGAATCACCAGTGCTTCGTGGAAGACCACGACCCCACGATCCAGGATTCCTACTGGAAGGAGGTGGccctgggccacgggggctgcatTCTGAATGTGCTGGACACGGCAGGGCAGGCCACTCACAGGGCCCTGCGTGACCAGTGCGTGGCTATTGGAGATGGTGTACTGGGTGTCTTTGCCCTGGATGACCCCTCGTCTCTAGCCCAGTTGCAGCAGATGCGGGCCACCTGGGGCCCTCGCCACACCCAGCCCCTCGTTCTTGTGGGCAATAAGTGTGACCTTGTAACCACCACCGGAGATGCTCATGCTGCAGCTGCCGCCCTCGCAAAGAGCTGGGGAGCCCCCTTCGTGGAAACTTCAGCCAAGACACGGCAAGGTGTAGAAGAGGCCTTTACCCTGCTCATTCAT
The window above is part of the Vulpes lagopus strain Blue_001 chromosome X, ASM1834538v1, whole genome shotgun sequence genome. Proteins encoded here:
- the ERAS gene encoding GTPase ERas, producing MALPRKPNMFDLGLGTWSLSSREENQRAQAPSKSVGKQLPEYKAVVVGASGVGKSALTIQLNHQCFVEDHDPTIQDSYWKEVALGHGGCILNVLDTAGQATHRALRDQCVAIGDGVLGVFALDDPSSLAQLQQMRATWGPRHTQPLVLVGNKCDLVTTTGDAHAAAAALAKSWGAPFVETSAKTRQGVEEAFTLLIHEIQKVREAMAKEAMAGASGDKSRHQKAMCRCGCSVA